One genomic region from Geotrypetes seraphini chromosome 13, aGeoSer1.1, whole genome shotgun sequence encodes:
- the SLC37A4 gene encoding glucose-6-phosphate exchanger SLC37A4 isoform X1, producing MAEKGYGYYRTVIFTAMFVGYTLYYFNRKTFSFVMPSIIKEIEMDKDDLGLITSSQSAAYAISKFISGVLSDQISARWLFSSGLLLVGIVNVFFSRSSTVAIFSLLWFFNGLAQGFGWPPCGKVLRKWFEPSQFGTWWAVLSTSMNLAGSLGPIIATMTSSYSWRSTLAVSGLICVGAAFLCLILIQNEPADVGLSNIEPEPKKEKEGSATDDSTLKEFLFSPYLWILSGAYLVVFGVKTCCTDWGQLFLIQDKGQSALVGSSYMSALEVGGLVGSIAAGYLSDRAVARAGLTIYGNPRHGLLISMMTGMAVSMYLFRIAVTSDSSKEGGFWTVALHPFAAVFGLSEQELWILTLGAIFGFSSYGPIALFGVIANESAPANLCGTSHAIVALSANIGGFLAGLPFSTIAKYYSWDIAFWVAEVTCVITTIVFFLCRNICTKMGRIPIKED from the exons ATGGCGGAGAAGGGATATGGCTATTACCGAACGGTCATCTTCACAGCAATGTTTGTTGGATACACGCTTTATTACTTCAACAGAAAAACATTCTCATTTGTCATGCCATCTATTATAAAAGAAATTGAAATGGACAAAGATGATTTAG GTCTGATCACCAGCAGCCAATCTGCAGCCTATGCCATCAGTAAATTTATCAGCGGTGTTCTCTCGGATCAGATCAGCGCCCGCTGGCTCTTCTCTTCTGGCCTTCTCCTTGTAGGGATCGTCAATGTCTTTTTCTCCAGGAGTTCAACTGTGGCAATCTTCTCCTTGCTGTGGTTTTTTAATGGATTGGCACAAGGCTTTGGCTGGCCGCCATGTGGGAAAGTACTGCGCAAA TGGTTTGAACCATCCCAGTTTGGAACATGGTGGGCTGTCCTCTCCACCAGCATGAATTTGGCTGGCAGCCTAGGTCCCATCATTGCCACTATGACTTCCAGTTACAGCTGGCGCAGCACACTTGCTGTCTCTGGATTAATCTGCGTCGGTGCTGCCTTTCTCTGTCTTATCCTCATTCAGAATGAGCCAGCAGATGTTGGGCTCAGCAACATTGAGCCGGAGCCCAAGAAAGAGAAGGAGG GCTCCGCCACAGATGACAGCACACTGAAAGAGTTCCTGTTTTCGCCATATCTCTGGATTTTGTCTGGGGCATACCTTGTGGTGTTTGGGGTGAAGACATGCTGCACAGACTGGGGTCAGCTCTTTCTAATCCAAGACAAAGGACAGTCTGCACTTGTAG GCAGCTCTTACATGAGTGCCCTTGAGGTGGGTGGATTGGTGGGCAGCATTGCAGCTGGGTACCTGTCAGACAGAGCCGTGGCaagg gCAGGTCTGACAATATATGGGAACCCCCGGCATGGACTCCTGATCTCCATGATGACTGGAATGGCTGTGTCTATGTACCTCTTTCGGATCGCAGTCACCTCAGATTCCTCAAAG GAAGGTGGTTTCTGGACTGTTGCTCTCCACCCTTTTGCTGCTGTCTTCGGGTTATCAGAACAAGAG CTCTGGATCTTAACACTTGGCGCAATCTTTGGGTTTTCCTCTTATGGACCAATCGCACTTTTTGGAGTGATAGCTAATGAGAGCGCACCAGCTAACCTCTGTGGCACCTCTCATGCCATTGTTGCACTATCGGCTAATA tTGGAGGATTCCTGGCTGGATTACCTTTCAGCACCATTGCAAAGTACTATAGCTGGGACATTGCCTTCTGGGTAGCAGAAGTGACATGTGTGATAACCACAATTGTGTTTTTTCTGTGTCGGAACATCTGTACTAAGATGGGACGAATACCTATAAAGGAAGACTGA
- the SLC37A4 gene encoding glucose-6-phosphate exchanger SLC37A4 isoform X2, giving the protein MAEKGYGYYRTVIFTAMFVGYTLYYFNRKTFSFVMPSIIKEIEMDKDDLGLITSSQSAAYAISKFISGVLSDQISARWLFSSGLLLVGIVNVFFSRSSTVAIFSLLWFFNGLAQGFGWPPCGKVLRKWFEPSQFGTWWAVLSTSMNLAGSLGPIIATMTSSYSWRSTLAVSGLICVGAAFLCLILIQNEPADVGLSNIEPEPKKEKEGSATDDSTLKEFLFSPYLWILSGAYLVVFGVKTCCTDWGQLFLIQDKGQSALVGSSYMSALEVGGLVGSIAAGYLSDRAVARAGLTIYGNPRHGLLISMMTGMAVSMYLFRIAVTSDSSKLWILTLGAIFGFSSYGPIALFGVIANESAPANLCGTSHAIVALSANIGGFLAGLPFSTIAKYYSWDIAFWVAEVTCVITTIVFFLCRNICTKMGRIPIKED; this is encoded by the exons ATGGCGGAGAAGGGATATGGCTATTACCGAACGGTCATCTTCACAGCAATGTTTGTTGGATACACGCTTTATTACTTCAACAGAAAAACATTCTCATTTGTCATGCCATCTATTATAAAAGAAATTGAAATGGACAAAGATGATTTAG GTCTGATCACCAGCAGCCAATCTGCAGCCTATGCCATCAGTAAATTTATCAGCGGTGTTCTCTCGGATCAGATCAGCGCCCGCTGGCTCTTCTCTTCTGGCCTTCTCCTTGTAGGGATCGTCAATGTCTTTTTCTCCAGGAGTTCAACTGTGGCAATCTTCTCCTTGCTGTGGTTTTTTAATGGATTGGCACAAGGCTTTGGCTGGCCGCCATGTGGGAAAGTACTGCGCAAA TGGTTTGAACCATCCCAGTTTGGAACATGGTGGGCTGTCCTCTCCACCAGCATGAATTTGGCTGGCAGCCTAGGTCCCATCATTGCCACTATGACTTCCAGTTACAGCTGGCGCAGCACACTTGCTGTCTCTGGATTAATCTGCGTCGGTGCTGCCTTTCTCTGTCTTATCCTCATTCAGAATGAGCCAGCAGATGTTGGGCTCAGCAACATTGAGCCGGAGCCCAAGAAAGAGAAGGAGG GCTCCGCCACAGATGACAGCACACTGAAAGAGTTCCTGTTTTCGCCATATCTCTGGATTTTGTCTGGGGCATACCTTGTGGTGTTTGGGGTGAAGACATGCTGCACAGACTGGGGTCAGCTCTTTCTAATCCAAGACAAAGGACAGTCTGCACTTGTAG GCAGCTCTTACATGAGTGCCCTTGAGGTGGGTGGATTGGTGGGCAGCATTGCAGCTGGGTACCTGTCAGACAGAGCCGTGGCaagg gCAGGTCTGACAATATATGGGAACCCCCGGCATGGACTCCTGATCTCCATGATGACTGGAATGGCTGTGTCTATGTACCTCTTTCGGATCGCAGTCACCTCAGATTCCTCAAAG CTCTGGATCTTAACACTTGGCGCAATCTTTGGGTTTTCCTCTTATGGACCAATCGCACTTTTTGGAGTGATAGCTAATGAGAGCGCACCAGCTAACCTCTGTGGCACCTCTCATGCCATTGTTGCACTATCGGCTAATA tTGGAGGATTCCTGGCTGGATTACCTTTCAGCACCATTGCAAAGTACTATAGCTGGGACATTGCCTTCTGGGTAGCAGAAGTGACATGTGTGATAACCACAATTGTGTTTTTTCTGTGTCGGAACATCTGTACTAAGATGGGACGAATACCTATAAAGGAAGACTGA